In Ancalomicrobiaceae bacterium S20, the following proteins share a genomic window:
- a CDS encoding HAMP domain-containing methyl-accepting chemotaxis protein, producing MAGVEGRARFGISYRLPLMMIGLCLLVAAGVGYVGYQNARDGLIAAAQRNLEFVAETRDDAVATRLATVLGATTTLADSVTAKTAAEKFTGAFEFSEADVAKIIEFYKTPATPKERMALDGNRHPTIYSFAHKDLHGTMRVQAEQLGLDDIFIIEPKGRVVYSVTKSAEFARKIGEGDFPRPALRTLVERIKADPGKLAVLDLDPTAPPAARTLYFGRGIGADGELGVLVVALSARGLGEGRASDGVSTAIVGADGSARLGTIPPEKAEGVAALVRGLPSTERSGFSSLADRGGAGAFAAWRKVHAPGLDWTVLAIQDADVALASVDAMRTRLTLTTLGLLVLAVVVAVIGVRTVTRPLAALVVSLRGMAAGARDIEITVANRSDEIGEIGRAVDAIRGRLDAEARERETAAAEASRRDETERHRLLLGLADDFEREVGSAIAEVGERARALKVAASGMADLARGALGRSDSVAEAAATASSEVQGVAGAAAQLDGAIRRIAGLIDRSRAVAEEATQQASATTGIVGSLEVCANRIGDVVTLIDSIASQTNLLALNATIEAARAGEAGKGFAVVASEVKQLAGQTSKATEEIARQVSEITAATAAAVSAIGTIQTKVGHISDAVVDVSGAIEEQTVAVGSIAAGASGATRGTARVTDDVDALRDAAGRTDMAAGEVAGSADALDHEADVVQKRVGSFLAQIRAA from the coding sequence GTGGCTGGTGTCGAAGGTCGTGCCCGGTTCGGGATCAGTTATCGTCTGCCGTTGATGATGATCGGGCTTTGCCTGCTGGTGGCTGCCGGTGTCGGTTACGTCGGCTACCAGAACGCCCGCGACGGCCTGATCGCAGCCGCCCAGCGCAATCTGGAATTCGTGGCCGAGACGCGCGACGATGCCGTCGCGACGCGGCTGGCAACGGTGCTCGGCGCGACCACGACGCTGGCCGACAGCGTCACGGCCAAGACCGCCGCCGAGAAGTTCACCGGTGCCTTCGAGTTCAGCGAGGCGGACGTCGCCAAGATCATCGAGTTCTACAAGACGCCCGCGACGCCTAAGGAGCGCATGGCGCTCGACGGCAACCGGCACCCGACCATCTATTCCTTCGCCCATAAGGATCTGCACGGCACGATGCGCGTGCAGGCCGAGCAGCTCGGGCTCGACGACATCTTCATCATCGAGCCGAAGGGCCGCGTGGTCTATTCGGTGACCAAGTCCGCCGAATTCGCCCGCAAGATCGGCGAAGGCGATTTTCCGCGCCCGGCGCTGAGGACGCTGGTCGAGCGCATCAAGGCGGATCCGGGGAAGCTGGCGGTGCTCGATCTCGATCCGACGGCCCCGCCGGCTGCACGCACGCTCTATTTCGGGCGAGGCATCGGCGCGGATGGCGAACTCGGCGTGCTCGTCGTCGCGCTCTCGGCCCGGGGCCTCGGCGAAGGCAGGGCCTCCGACGGTGTTTCGACGGCCATCGTCGGCGCGGACGGCAGCGCGCGGCTCGGCACGATCCCGCCCGAAAAGGCGGAAGGCGTGGCTGCGCTGGTCCGTGGTCTGCCATCGACGGAGCGCAGCGGCTTCTCGTCGCTCGCGGACCGGGGCGGTGCCGGCGCCTTCGCTGCCTGGCGCAAGGTGCATGCGCCGGGGCTCGACTGGACGGTGCTTGCGATCCAGGACGCGGATGTGGCACTCGCCAGTGTCGATGCCATGCGGACGCGTCTGACGCTCACGACGTTGGGATTGCTCGTCCTTGCGGTGGTCGTGGCGGTGATCGGCGTCCGGACCGTCACACGGCCGCTCGCCGCGCTGGTCGTGTCGCTGCGCGGCATGGCGGCCGGAGCGCGGGATATCGAGATCACGGTGGCGAACCGCTCCGACGAGATCGGCGAGATCGGCCGCGCGGTCGATGCGATCCGCGGCCGGCTCGATGCGGAGGCGCGCGAGCGCGAGACGGCGGCTGCCGAAGCGAGCCGCCGTGACGAGACCGAGCGCCATCGCCTGCTGCTCGGGCTTGCCGACGATTTCGAACGCGAGGTCGGCTCCGCCATCGCTGAGGTCGGCGAGCGAGCTCGCGCGCTCAAGGTGGCGGCGTCCGGCATGGCCGACCTGGCGAGGGGCGCCCTCGGCCGCTCCGACAGCGTCGCCGAGGCCGCAGCGACGGCGAGCAGCGAAGTCCAAGGTGTGGCCGGGGCGGCCGCGCAGCTCGATGGCGCGATCCGCCGGATCGCCGGCCTGATCGACCGCTCCCGTGCGGTGGCCGAGGAGGCGACGCAACAGGCCTCCGCGACCACGGGCATCGTCGGCTCGCTCGAGGTCTGCGCCAACCGCATCGGCGACGTCGTGACGCTGATCGATTCGATCGCGAGCCAAACCAATCTGCTCGCGCTCAATGCCACGATCGAGGCGGCGCGCGCCGGCGAGGCGGGCAAGGGCTTCGCCGTGGTCGCGTCGGAGGTCAAGCAGCTCGCCGGGCAGACTTCAAAAGCCACTGAAGAGATCGCCCGGCAGGTGAGCGAGATCACCGCGGCGACCGCCGCGGCGGTGTCGGCGATCGGCACGATCCAGACCAAGGTCGGGCATATCTCCGACGCGGTGGTCGATGTCTCCGGCGCGATCGAGGAACAGACCGTCGCGGTCGGCTCGATCGCCGCCGGCGCGAGCGGCGCGACGCGCGGCACCGCGCGGGTCACCGACGACGTCGATGCGCTGCGCGACGCGGCCGGCCGCACCGACATGGCCGCCGGCGAGGTCGCCGGCAGCGCCGACGCCCTCGATCACGAGGCCGATGTGGTGCAGAAGCGCGTCGGCTCGTTCCTGGCGCAGATCCGCGCGGCGTGA
- a CDS encoding adenine phosphoribosyltransferase: MNLRDTIRTIPDYPKPGIMFRDITTLLGDPRAFRRTVDELVQPYAGTKIEKVAGIEARGFILGGAVAHQLSAGFVPIRKKGKLPHTTVRIAYSLEYGVDEMEIHEDAILKGERVILVDDLIATGGTATAAAQLLRNLGAEVVAACFIVDLPELGGAAKLRDMGVPVRTLVEFEGH; the protein is encoded by the coding sequence ATGAACCTCCGCGATACGATCCGCACCATCCCCGATTATCCGAAGCCGGGGATCATGTTCCGCGACATCACCACGCTGCTCGGCGATCCGCGCGCCTTCCGCCGCACGGTCGACGAGCTCGTGCAGCCCTATGCCGGCACCAAGATCGAGAAGGTCGCCGGCATCGAGGCGCGCGGCTTCATCCTCGGCGGGGCGGTCGCGCACCAGCTCTCGGCCGGCTTCGTGCCGATCCGCAAGAAGGGCAAGCTGCCGCACACGACCGTGCGCATCGCCTACAGCCTCGAATACGGCGTCGACGAGATGGAAATCCACGAGGACGCGATCCTGAAGGGCGAGCGCGTGATCCTGGTCGACGACCTGATCGCGACCGGCGGCACCGCGACCGCCGCCGCCCAGCTCCTGCGCAATCTCGGCGCCGAGGTGGTCGCGGCCTGTTTCATCGTCGACCTGCCGGAGCTGGGCGGCGCCGCGAAGCTGCGCGATATGGGCGTGCCCGTACGGACCCTGGTCGAGTTCGAGGGGCATTGA
- a CDS encoding AbrB/MazE/SpoVT family DNA-binding domain-containing protein, translating into MHVRVKKWGNSASVRLPAAILEAANLSIDQTVDIREENGRVVIEPVADPAVDLDALVDAITEENRHDEVSTGASVGAEAW; encoded by the coding sequence ATGCACGTGCGGGTCAAGAAGTGGGGCAACAGCGCCTCCGTACGCCTGCCGGCAGCCATTCTCGAAGCGGCCAATTTGTCGATCGACCAGACCGTTGACATTCGCGAAGAGAACGGTCGGGTGGTGATCGAGCCCGTTGCGGATCCTGCCGTGGATCTCGATGCGTTGGTCGATGCCATTACCGAGGAGAACCGTCACGACGAGGTCTCGACTGGCGCGTCGGTCGGTGCCGAGGCGTGGTGA
- the mazF gene encoding endoribonuclease MazF encodes MASDFVPEAGDIVWLAFDPQAGHEQAGHRPALVLSPARYNERSGLMLCCPLTTRIKGYPFEVAIAGDPPTVVLSDQVKSLDWRSRGARLKARATHDELAAVRARVKALLGG; translated from the coding sequence ATGGCGTCGGACTTCGTCCCCGAGGCCGGCGACATCGTCTGGCTCGCTTTCGACCCGCAGGCGGGGCACGAGCAGGCCGGCCATCGGCCGGCGCTCGTCCTGTCGCCGGCCCGCTACAATGAGCGGTCGGGACTGATGCTCTGCTGTCCGCTGACGACCAGGATCAAGGGCTATCCGTTCGAGGTCGCGATCGCGGGCGATCCGCCGACGGTCGTGCTGAGCGATCAGGTGAAGAGCCTCGACTGGCGCAGTCGCGGGGCCCGGCTGAAGGCGCGCGCCACGCATGACGAGCTCGCCGCCGTTCGCGCTCGGGTTAAGGCGCTGCTCGGCGGTTGA
- the epmA gene encoding EF-P lysine aminoacylase EpmA: MTNDARWWSPARHADRRAALITRNRLRRTLTDWFEAEDFTEVECPAVQVSPGNEAHLHAFATTLLGPDGVPRQRYLHTSPEFTMKKLIAAGETRIFDFARVWRNRERTALHHPEFTMLEWYRVGSPYEDLMRDCADLLAIAATTAGGGPFRFRDRSADPYAEPERITVAEAFDRFAGIDLLATLHPTDPAGEPDRERLAAGARAAGVALAADDTWSDIYSRVLAEKVEPHLGDDRPAILYEYPSHEAALARPTAHDPRVAERFELFACGVELANAFGELTDPIEQRRRFGLEMAEKRRIYGEDYPLDEDFLAALATMPATSGIALGFDRLVMLALGAPRIDDVLWAPVAG, encoded by the coding sequence ATGACGAATGATGCGCGCTGGTGGTCCCCTGCCCGCCATGCCGACCGCCGCGCGGCCCTGATCACCCGCAATCGCCTGCGCCGTACGCTGACCGACTGGTTCGAGGCCGAGGACTTCACCGAGGTGGAGTGTCCCGCCGTGCAGGTTTCGCCCGGCAACGAGGCACATCTGCATGCCTTCGCGACCACGCTCCTCGGCCCCGACGGCGTGCCGCGGCAGCGCTACCTGCACACCTCGCCGGAATTCACCATGAAGAAGCTGATCGCAGCCGGCGAGACGCGCATCTTCGATTTCGCCCGCGTCTGGCGCAACCGCGAGCGCACCGCCCTGCACCATCCCGAGTTCACCATGCTCGAATGGTATCGGGTCGGCAGCCCCTATGAAGACCTCATGCGCGACTGCGCCGACCTCCTCGCGATCGCCGCGACCACGGCCGGCGGCGGCCCGTTCCGCTTCCGCGACCGCAGCGCCGATCCCTATGCCGAGCCGGAGCGGATCACGGTCGCCGAGGCCTTCGACCGCTTCGCCGGCATCGACCTACTCGCGACGCTGCATCCGACCGACCCGGCCGGCGAACCCGACCGCGAGCGGCTCGCGGCCGGCGCCCGCGCCGCCGGCGTCGCGCTCGCCGCCGACGACACCTGGTCCGACATCTATTCGCGCGTGCTGGCCGAAAAGGTCGAGCCGCACCTCGGCGACGACCGGCCGGCGATCCTCTACGAGTACCCGAGCCACGAGGCCGCGCTCGCCCGCCCGACCGCGCACGATCCGCGCGTCGCCGAGCGCTTCGAACTGTTCGCCTGCGGCGTCGAACTGGCCAATGCCTTCGGCGAACTGACCGACCCGATCGAACAGCGTCGCCGGTTCGGGCTCGAAATGGCCGAGAAGCGCCGGATCTACGGCGAGGACTACCCGCTCGACGAGGATTTCCTCGCAGCTCTCGCGACCATGCCGGCGACGAGTGGCATCGCGCTCGGCTTCGATCGCCTGGTCATGCTGGCGCTCGGCGCCCCCCGGATCGACGATGTGCTGTGGGCGCCGGTGGCGGGGTGA
- the efp gene encoding elongation factor P: MKVNAQSLRKGNVVEMDGKLYVVLSAESFHPGKGTPTTQVDMRRISDGVKVSERWKTTEQVERAFLDERPYTYLYQDEEGYTFMNKENYEQVVVPKDVIGDMAVYLQEEMEVQLSLFDGVPVSIELPARVILEIVDTEPTVKGQTASSSYKPAMLSNGVRTMVPPHVATGTRIVVMTEDGSYVERARD, encoded by the coding sequence GTGAAGGTCAACGCTCAGTCGCTCCGCAAGGGCAATGTCGTCGAGATGGACGGCAAGCTCTACGTCGTTCTCTCCGCCGAAAGCTTCCACCCGGGCAAGGGCACGCCGACCACCCAAGTCGACATGCGCCGCATCTCCGACGGCGTGAAGGTGTCCGAGCGCTGGAAGACCACCGAGCAGGTCGAGCGCGCCTTCCTCGACGAGCGTCCCTACACCTACCTCTACCAGGACGAGGAAGGCTACACGTTCATGAACAAGGAGAACTACGAGCAGGTCGTGGTTCCCAAGGACGTGATCGGCGACATGGCCGTCTATCTCCAGGAAGAGATGGAAGTGCAGCTGTCGCTGTTCGACGGCGTGCCGGTCTCGATCGAGCTGCCGGCGCGCGTGATCCTCGAGATCGTCGACACCGAGCCGACCGTGAAGGGCCAGACCGCGTCGTCGTCCTACAAGCCGGCCATGCTGTCGAACGGCGTCCGCACCATGGTGCCGCCGCATGTCGCGACCGGCACGCGCATCGTCGTGATGACCGAGGACGGCTCCTACGTCGAGCGCGCCCGCGATTGA
- a CDS encoding Na/Pi cotransporter family protein, which produces MSSARVLLQLAGDVALLLWSVKLVTAGVQSAFGATLRTWLGQGRGNRLQAMLAGLVVTALLQSSTATALMASAFASAGLIGLVPALAVMLGANVGTTLVVQVVSFDIAAVSPVLVLIGVLLSAKSRGAVLRECGRAVIGLGLMLLALRMLVESLQPLEASDALRELMGLVTRDHFVTLTLAALLGWAAHSSVAIVIFVMSLAAAGVVTPEASLVMVLGANIGTALNPVVAEWGAEPARLRLPLGNLANRLLGAAIALPFAAPVARLLVASGEPFARIPADFHVQFNLATALAFLAVLKPLATVLERLLPDRSEGRPGQPVYLGATPDSDPTVAISDAARETMRMVDTVEAMIAGSRAVFRDDDRERIGAVSRMDDVLDRLNTAIQHHMAAIPQDDLGDDERRRVDEILSLAINLEHIGDIIDKNVMELARKRLRNQMRLPPETVTAIDAMHARLAEHLRLAMAVFMFADADAARRLVAEKEGFRDLEQAVRDRHMALMRTGETFLLPVSALELDLTRDLKRIEAHIAATAHGVLERSGELRSSRLRSV; this is translated from the coding sequence ATGTCATCAGCGCGCGTCCTGTTGCAGCTCGCCGGCGATGTGGCCTTGCTGCTCTGGTCGGTGAAGCTCGTCACCGCGGGCGTGCAATCGGCCTTCGGCGCCACGCTGCGCACCTGGCTCGGCCAGGGCCGCGGCAACCGCCTGCAGGCGATGCTCGCCGGCCTGGTCGTCACCGCGCTCTTGCAGAGCAGCACCGCGACCGCGCTGATGGCGAGCGCCTTCGCTTCGGCCGGGCTGATCGGCCTCGTGCCGGCGCTCGCGGTCATGCTCGGCGCCAATGTCGGCACGACGCTGGTCGTGCAGGTGGTGTCCTTCGACATCGCCGCCGTCTCGCCCGTTCTGGTGCTGATCGGCGTCCTGCTGTCGGCCAAGAGCCGCGGCGCCGTGCTGCGCGAATGCGGCCGGGCGGTGATCGGCCTCGGCCTGATGCTGCTGGCGCTCCGGATGCTGGTCGAGAGCCTGCAGCCACTCGAAGCGTCCGATGCGCTGCGCGAGCTGATGGGTCTGGTCACGCGCGACCATTTCGTCACACTGACGCTCGCCGCCCTGCTGGGCTGGGCGGCGCATTCGAGCGTGGCGATCGTGATCTTCGTCATGTCGCTCGCCGCCGCCGGCGTGGTCACGCCCGAAGCTTCGCTGGTCATGGTGCTCGGCGCCAACATCGGCACGGCGCTGAACCCGGTCGTCGCCGAATGGGGCGCGGAGCCGGCGCGGCTGCGTCTGCCGCTCGGCAACCTCGCCAACCGCCTGCTCGGCGCCGCGATCGCGCTACCCTTCGCGGCGCCCGTCGCCCGCCTGCTCGTCGCGAGCGGCGAGCCCTTCGCGCGCATACCCGCCGACTTCCACGTCCAGTTCAATCTGGCGACCGCGCTCGCCTTCCTGGCGGTGCTGAAGCCGCTCGCCACCGTGCTCGAACGCCTGCTGCCCGACCGCTCCGAAGGTCGCCCGGGCCAGCCGGTCTATCTCGGCGCCACGCCCGATTCCGACCCGACGGTCGCGATCTCCGACGCGGCGCGCGAGACCATGCGTATGGTCGATACGGTCGAGGCGATGATCGCCGGCTCCCGCGCCGTGTTCCGCGACGACGATCGCGAGCGGATCGGTGCGGTCAGCCGCATGGACGACGTGCTCGACCGGCTCAACACCGCGATCCAGCATCATATGGCCGCCATCCCGCAGGACGATCTCGGCGACGATGAGCGCCGGCGTGTCGACGAGATCCTGTCGCTGGCGATCAACCTCGAGCATATCGGCGACATCATCGACAAGAACGTCATGGAGCTCGCGCGCAAGCGCCTGCGCAACCAGATGCGCCTGCCGCCCGAGACCGTCACGGCCATCGACGCGATGCATGCCCGCCTCGCCGAGCACCTGCGGCTCGCCATGGCGGTGTTCATGTTCGCCGATGCCGATGCCGCGCGCCGGCTGGTCGCCGAGAAGGAAGGTTTCCGCGATCTCGAACAGGCCGTGCGCGACCGCCACATGGCGCTGATGCGCACGGGCGAGACCTTCCTGCTGCCGGTCAGCGCGCTCGAACTCGACCTGACCCGCGACCTGAAGCGCATCGAGGCCCACATCGCCGCGACCGCCCACGGCGTCCTGGAGCGCAGCGGCGAATTGCGTTCGAGCCGGCTCCGCTCGGTGTGA
- a CDS encoding MaoC family dehydratase, whose translation MKYLDDIAIGDTETIGSYRFSAEEIVDFARRFDPQPFHLSEEGARNSLFGRLCASGWHTAAVWMKLMVAHFERETRAALARGDDLVTVGPSPGFDDMRWLKPVYVDDTITYKNEVIEARPSASRPGWGVLRSRNQGFNQHGELVFEFIGTVMWPTRPKA comes from the coding sequence ATGAAGTATCTCGACGACATCGCGATCGGCGACACCGAGACGATCGGCAGCTACCGCTTCAGCGCCGAGGAGATCGTCGATTTCGCCCGCCGCTTCGATCCGCAGCCGTTCCACCTGTCGGAGGAAGGCGCGCGGAATTCGCTGTTCGGCCGGCTCTGCGCCTCCGGCTGGCACACCGCGGCGGTCTGGATGAAGCTGATGGTCGCCCATTTCGAGCGCGAGACGCGCGCGGCGCTCGCCCGTGGCGACGACCTCGTCACCGTCGGCCCCTCGCCCGGCTTCGACGACATGCGCTGGCTGAAGCCGGTCTATGTCGACGACACGATCACCTACAAGAACGAGGTGATCGAGGCCCGCCCCTCTGCCTCGCGCCCCGGCTGGGGCGTGCTGCGCAGCCGCAATCAGGGCTTCAACCAGCACGGCGAGCTGGTGTTCGAATTCATCGGCACGGTGATGTGGCCGACGCGCCCCAAGGCCTGA
- a CDS encoding MaoC family dehydratase: MTDGIRHFEDFHPGETIALGATEMTREAILEFARFYDPQPMHVDEEAAKASLLGSLSASGWHTASAMMRLLCDHLLSSSTSLGSPGIETLRWTKPVRPGDRLTARTEVLDARPSKSRPEIGLVRFRFTVDNQHGDTVMTMQCPIIFRRRGAA; the protein is encoded by the coding sequence ATGACCGACGGGATCAGGCATTTCGAAGACTTCCACCCCGGCGAGACGATCGCCCTCGGGGCGACCGAGATGACGCGCGAGGCGATCCTCGAGTTCGCGCGCTTCTACGACCCGCAGCCGATGCACGTCGACGAGGAGGCGGCCAAGGCCTCCCTGCTCGGCTCCCTGTCGGCCTCGGGCTGGCACACCGCCTCGGCGATGATGCGGCTCCTGTGCGACCACCTGCTCTCCAGCTCGACCTCGCTCGGCTCGCCGGGCATCGAGACGCTGCGCTGGACGAAGCCGGTCAGGCCCGGCGACCGGCTGACCGCGCGGACCGAAGTGCTCGACGCCCGTCCCTCGAAGAGCCGGCCCGAGATCGGCCTGGTGCGGTTCCGCTTCACGGTCGACAACCAGCACGGCGACACGGTCATGACCATGCAGTGCCCGATCATCTTCCGCCGCCGGGGAGCCGCGTGA
- a CDS encoding DUF4282 domain-containing protein: protein MISKFLSLDEFITPGLIKPFYLVGLACLSLYALLGLLGGLGSLFVSPSVGLTILLSTVVSVTLGFIGLRITAELYLAIFRLHDRFVGGHPKDGIPE, encoded by the coding sequence ATGATCTCGAAGTTTCTCTCGCTGGACGAGTTCATCACGCCGGGGCTCATCAAGCCCTTCTATCTGGTCGGTCTCGCCTGTCTGTCGCTCTATGCGCTGCTCGGTCTCCTCGGCGGGCTCGGCTCGCTGTTCGTGTCGCCGAGTGTCGGCCTGACGATTCTCCTGTCGACGGTCGTGTCGGTGACGCTCGGCTTCATCGGCCTCCGGATCACCGCCGAACTCTATCTGGCGATCTTCCGTCTGCACGATCGCTTCGTCGGCGGCCATCCGAAGGACGGCATCCCGGAGTGA
- the ychF gene encoding redox-regulated ATPase YchF, whose product MGFKCGIVGLPNVGKSTLFNALTKTAAAQAANYPFCTIEPNTGEVAVPDPRLDTIARIGKSGSIVPTRITFVDIAGLVRGASKGEGLGNQFLANIREVDAIVHVLRCFESGDITHVEGRVDPVADAETVETELMLADLDSLERRIVPLRKKAAGGDRDSKQLLPLMEGALELLQNGQPARVLKVSAEDRAAFDGLTLMTSKPVLYVCNVEEASAATGNAHSARVEEMAARQGAGSVVISAAIEAEVAQLADDEQKEFLDTLGLAEPGLDRLIRAGYALLGLITYFTVGPKEARAWTIVKGTKAPGAAGVIHSDFERGFIRAQTIAYADYVAFNGEAGAKENGKARDEGKEYVVQDGDIMLFRFNA is encoded by the coding sequence ATGGGCTTCAAATGCGGCATCGTCGGCCTGCCGAACGTCGGCAAGTCGACCCTCTTCAACGCGCTGACCAAGACCGCCGCCGCGCAGGCCGCCAACTATCCGTTCTGCACCATCGAGCCGAACACCGGCGAGGTCGCGGTGCCGGATCCGCGCCTCGACACGATCGCCCGGATCGGCAAGTCGGGCTCGATCGTGCCGACCCGCATCACCTTCGTCGACATCGCCGGCCTGGTGCGCGGCGCCTCCAAGGGCGAAGGCCTCGGCAACCAGTTCCTCGCCAACATCCGCGAGGTCGACGCGATCGTGCACGTGCTGCGCTGCTTCGAGTCGGGCGACATCACCCATGTCGAAGGCCGGGTCGATCCGGTCGCCGACGCTGAGACCGTCGAGACCGAGCTGATGCTCGCCGATCTCGACAGCCTGGAACGCCGCATCGTGCCGCTGCGCAAGAAGGCCGCCGGCGGCGACCGCGATTCCAAGCAGTTGCTGCCGCTCATGGAAGGCGCGCTCGAGCTGCTGCAGAACGGCCAGCCCGCGCGCGTGCTCAAGGTCTCGGCCGAGGACCGCGCGGCCTTCGACGGTCTGACGCTGATGACCTCGAAGCCCGTGCTCTACGTCTGCAACGTCGAGGAAGCCTCGGCCGCGACCGGCAATGCCCATTCGGCGCGGGTCGAGGAAATGGCCGCCCGCCAGGGCGCCGGCAGCGTCGTCATCTCGGCCGCCATCGAGGCCGAGGTCGCCCAGCTCGCCGACGACGAGCAGAAGGAATTCCTCGACACGCTCGGCCTCGCGGAGCCCGGCCTCGACCGCCTGATCCGCGCCGGCTACGCGCTGCTCGGTCTGATCACCTATTTCACGGTCGGCCCGAAGGAGGCGCGCGCCTGGACGATCGTCAAGGGCACCAAGGCCCCGGGCGCCGCCGGCGTGATCCATTCCGACTTCGAACGCGGCTTCATCCGCGCCCAGACGATCGCCTATGCCGACTACGTCGCCTTCAACGGCGAAGCCGGCGCCAAGGAGAACGGCAAGGCCCGCGACGAAGGCAAGGAATATGTCGTCCAGGACGGCGACATCATGCTGTTCCGCTTCAACGCCTGA
- a CDS encoding PepSY domain-containing protein, with product MSTTLDAADAAAPARAADVSPLYRAIWRWHFYAGLIAVPFMILLAVTGSIYLFHNEIDRTVFAYRHIVTPSATPLAPSAIVEKALAANPGAKALSYRDPPAADRSAIVKITSADGPTFVYVDPGSGKVLDQVARRLEFHQVTRKIHSLEFFGMVPNRIIEAIGGFGLVLVVTGVYLWWPRNQTGGVYTVRGTPARRVWWRDLHAVTGAAGAIVIFFLAATGMPWTGFWGERFNDAAREAGLGFPALAWGDTPKIAPVYLPAGTAAPAAAPADAHAGHVMAPADAGGDHAGHGAAAAPAPKTGDVLEKPGWAVERADQPASKPVLAPSIGLDRAVKIVIDRGLMRGFEMALPQSETGVYTAAIYPADLAKERTIHLDQYSGAPIADISFADYGPIGKAVEWGVNVHMGQEWGLFNQLLMVAGCLALVVAAVSGTVMWWKRRPAGKVGVPPMPQDRRIYVVLWTIAVVFGALFPITGLAILIMIALDLAVIRTVPALRSAFGRG from the coding sequence ATGTCCACCACCCTCGATGCCGCCGATGCGGCGGCGCCCGCACGCGCGGCTGATGTCAGTCCGCTCTATCGCGCGATCTGGCGCTGGCACTTCTATGCCGGCCTGATCGCCGTGCCTTTCATGATCCTGCTGGCCGTCACCGGCTCGATCTACCTGTTCCACAACGAGATCGACCGGACGGTCTTCGCTTATCGCCACATCGTGACGCCGTCGGCGACGCCGCTTGCGCCGAGCGCGATCGTCGAGAAGGCGCTCGCCGCCAACCCGGGCGCCAAGGCGCTCAGCTACCGCGATCCGCCCGCGGCCGACCGCTCGGCGATCGTCAAGATCACCTCGGCCGACGGGCCGACCTTCGTCTATGTCGATCCGGGCAGCGGCAAGGTGCTCGATCAGGTGGCGCGGCGGCTCGAGTTCCATCAGGTCACGCGCAAGATCCACAGCCTGGAGTTCTTCGGCATGGTGCCGAACCGGATCATCGAGGCGATCGGCGGCTTCGGCCTCGTGCTGGTGGTGACCGGCGTCTATCTCTGGTGGCCGCGCAACCAGACCGGCGGCGTCTATACGGTGCGCGGCACGCCGGCGCGGCGCGTCTGGTGGCGCGACCTCCACGCCGTCACGGGCGCGGCGGGCGCGATCGTGATCTTCTTCCTCGCCGCGACCGGCATGCCCTGGACCGGGTTCTGGGGCGAGCGCTTCAACGACGCGGCGCGCGAGGCCGGGCTCGGCTTCCCGGCGCTCGCCTGGGGTGACACGCCGAAGATCGCGCCGGTCTATCTGCCGGCGGGCACGGCGGCTCCGGCGGCTGCTCCTGCTGATGCCCATGCCGGACACGTCATGGCTCCCGCCGACGCCGGCGGAGACCATGCGGGCCATGGTGCGGCGGCCGCGCCGGCGCCGAAGACCGGCGATGTGCTGGAGAAGCCCGGCTGGGCGGTCGAGCGCGCCGACCAGCCGGCGTCGAAGCCGGTGCTGGCGCCGTCGATCGGGCTCGATCGGGCGGTGAAGATCGTCATCGACCGCGGCCTGATGCGCGGCTTCGAAATGGCGCTGCCGCAGAGCGAGACCGGCGTCTATACGGCGGCGATCTATCCGGCCGATCTCGCCAAGGAGCGGACGATCCACCTCGACCAGTACTCGGGCGCGCCCATCGCCGACATTTCGTTCGCGGATTACGGCCCGATCGGCAAGGCGGTCGAATGGGGCGTCAATGTCCACATGGGCCAGGAATGGGGGCTCTTCAACCAGCTCCTGATGGTCGCCGGCTGCCTCGCGCTGGTGGTCGCTGCCGTCTCCGGCACGGTGATGTGGTGGAAGCGGCGGCCGGCCGGCAAGGTCGGCGTGCCGCCGATGCCGCAGGACCGTCGGATCTATGTCGTGCTCTGGACGATCGCGGTGGTGTTCGGTGCGCTGTTCCCGATCACGGGTCTGGCGATCCTCATCATGATCGCGCTCGACCTTGCGGTGATCCGTACGGTGCCGGCATTGCGCTCGGCGTTCGGGCGTGGGTGA